A region of Zeugodacus cucurbitae isolate PBARC_wt_2022May chromosome 5, idZeuCucr1.2, whole genome shotgun sequence DNA encodes the following proteins:
- the LOC105216220 gene encoding uncharacterized protein LOC105216220 — translation MDGEPMSFTTLALLLLLVIAFVMFACHCLGPRANTWMRSNKEEKIGLSKNKLFHANGYMIHSGSEFLLSNSGSFKRFDTIDKDDYRQSGQQPTQHATTPLWNLAGEGEVDSNIPPQPLRPAPAPGTQPPASAGHIKTVTFSFQQINETTPSNHETNSHGRGSSTDTPYKRSSMKCTNAAIPKPLDAPPPPRLSASSSALSASAIPRPVAKRQVSLQNVGNGGGAAVMVGGHMETIITTATTIQETEALSSTTTATTTQANTNGQNTHNHPKTLKRRNSSTNPFLCESAESLPESNTALQQPQQQQHQQQSPQCNTNANMLNNANNNSNNLNGHISNGGSDAPSPTTTTANINGSCNPFYSESSPRATDAITVDTNNPTPTSLSAKSLQQQFQEFRNRSFSTTEASEDSELKSLSSGLRRLTQNSTNPFTGLTQRVQKGPHMLQKTISEDFLFRKIGVNAGGGAHNTHGTPSAIGNGNTTWTFGRSLLRQDSLMSLGRRNSSQCSLDSTTCGSMEGINLERAISCDSVNSDTSSVFVGELDQPYTQITGYLCVGLQYDKNSINDEGMELTVMVLEAKGLICPFNVESLDTFVRIYLVPDEAAAMQTKVFKDSVTPSYNETFNFWLKKQQGRHSLWFHLYHNGEAHTLIGEAEMEIGEMPRPVTTWIPLTDSRKCNAQWGELMFSLSYLPTAERLTIVVVKARNLKMEIKESGSKATVPQQVQQVFVKVYLMNNERKVLKKRTSLKRRERSPIFNESVIFSVPPTSLTTVQLRLTVFGVTEADDGGPRIMPLGHVIAGACTTGKGLRHWHQMLSSLRKPVAMWHVLRRASYQPIFTGGAEAVVAAMQSTALRAKRNSII, via the exons ATGGATGGCGAACCGATGTCATTCACTACgttggcgctgctgctgctgttggtgaTAGCATTCGTGATGTTTGCCTGCCATTGTTTGGGACCGCGTGCAAATACATGGATGCGTTCGAATAAGGAGGAGAAGATAGGACTGTCGAAAAATAAACTATTTCATGCGAATGGTTATATG atTCATTCGGGCTCGGAATTTTTGCTCAGCAATAGCGGTAGCTTTAAGCGTTTCGATACTATCGACAAGGACGACTACCGACAGTCGGGCCAACAGCCAACACAGCATGCCACCACACCGCTGTGGAACCTCGCTGGCGAGGGGGAGGTAGACTCCAATATACCGCCACAACCACTGCGTCCTGCGCCAGCACCGGGCACACAGCCGCCCGCCAGTGCAGGACATATAAAGACAGTGACATTTTCATTTCAACAAATCAATGAGACCACGCCGTCGAATCATGAAACGAACTCGCATGGGCGCGGCAGTAGTACGGATACGCCATACAAGCGTTCTTCAATGAAATGCACGAATGCGGCCATACCAAAACCACTTGATGCGCCACCACCGCCACGGCTGTCGGCCTCATCGTCGGCATTGAGCGCCAGTGCCATACCGCGACCCGTGGCCAAGCGGCAGGTTTCATTGCAAAATGTTGGTAATGGCGGTGGTGCTGCGGTCATGGTTGGTGGACATATGGAAACAATCATAACAACTGCAACTACAATACAGGAAACTGAAGCTTTAtcctcaacaacaacagcaacaacgacacAAGCCAACACAAATGGCCAAAACACACACAATCATCCGAAAACGTTGAAGCGTCGTAATTCCAGCACAAATCCCTTTCTATGTGAATCCGCTGAGAGCTTACCGGAATCAAACACTGCcttacaacaaccacaacaacagcaacatcaacaacaatcaCCACAATGCAACACAAATGCGAACATGCTAaataatgccaacaacaatagcaacaatctAAATGGACACATTAGCAATGGCGGCAGCGATGCTccatcaccaacaacaacaacagcaaacataaATGGCTCGTGTAATCCCTTTTACAGCGAGTCATCGCCTCGTGCAACAGACGCGATAACGGTTGACACCAACAATCCAACGCCCACATCATTGAGCGCGaaatcactacaacaacaatttcaagaATTCCGTAATCGCTCCTTTTCCACGACAGAGGCGTCGGAAGACTCCGAACTCAAGTCACTTTCAAGTGGACTACGGCGTCTAACACAAAACTCTACGAACCCCTTCACCGGCTTGACGCAGCGCGTACAAAAGGGGCCACACATGCTACAGAAAACCATTTCCGAAGACTTTCTCTTCCGCAAAATTGGTGTGAATGCAGGTGGCGGCGCACACAACACACATGGCACCCCAAGCGCGATTGGCAATGGCAATACCACCTGGACCTTTGGCCGTTCACTGTTGCGTCAAGATTCCCTAATGAGCCTTGGACGACGCAATAGCTCACAATGTTCACTCGATTCGACGACCTGCGGTTCGATGGAGGGCATCAACTTGGAGCGCGCCATCTCATGTGACTCGGTGAACTCGGACACATCATCGGTGTTTGTGGGCGAATTGGATCAACCGTATACACAGATAACCGGCTATCTGTGTGTTGGCTTGCAATATGACAA AAATTCCATTAACGACGAGGGCATGGAGCTCACTGTTATGGTGCTGGAGGCAAAGGGGCTAATTTGTCCTTTTAACGTCGAGTCGTTAGACACTTTTGTGCGCATTTATCTTGTGCCAGACGAGGCAGCAGCAATGCAGACGAAG gTTTTCAAGGACTCCGTCACGCCCAGTTACaatgaaacatttaatttctGGCTAAAGAAGCAACAGGGACGCCACTCGCTGTGGTTTCACTTGTATCACAATGGTGAGGCGCACACGCTAATCGGCGAAGCAGAAATGGAAATCGGTGAAATGCCACGCCCCGTCACGACATGGATACCACTAACCGATTCGCGCAAATGCAATGCACAATGGGGTGAGCTAATGTTCTCACTGAGTTATTTACCAACAGCGGAACGCCTTACGATTGTTGTGGTGAAagcgagaaatttaaaaatggaaATCAAAGAAAGTGGCAGCAAAGCGACAGTACCACAACAAGTGCAACAGGTTTTCGTAAAG GTCTACCTGATGAACAACGAGAGGAAGGTGCTGAAGAAACGCACTTCACTCAAGCGTCGCGAACGCAGTCCCATCTTCAATGAGTCGGTGATCTTCAGTGTGCCACCAACAAGCCTCACCACCGTGCAGTTACGGCTCACCGTTTTCGGTGTGACCGAAGCGGACGATGGTGGACCGCGCATAATGCCGCTGGGACATGTGATAGCGGGCGCCTGTACAACGGGTAAGGGGCTACGTCACTGGCATCAAATGCTCTCTTCGCTACGCAAACCGGTAGCCATGTGGCATGTGTTGCGACGTGCCTCCTACCAACCGATCTTTACGGGAGGCGCCGAAGCAGTCGTGGCGGCCATGCAGAGCACAGCCTTACGTGCCAAGCGCAACAGTATTATCTAA